A section of the Ignavibacteriales bacterium genome encodes:
- a CDS encoding leucine-rich repeat domain-containing protein: protein MKSIKYTLVFIFLIIFKVTLYSQSDKTAGSDTSLIELISNSTEVDLSRKNLTEIPDYIYTNKNLYYLNLSNNSITEVSSKIENLNNLRVLDLTGNDIYYLPEELNKLKFLKELYLDYDDWHWNISQLKKLTRARIILK, encoded by the coding sequence ATGAAATCAATAAAATATACTCTGGTTTTTATATTTTTAATAATATTCAAAGTAACTTTATACTCTCAATCCGATAAAACAGCCGGTTCAGATACATCCCTAATCGAATTGATATCCAACTCTACGGAGGTTGACTTAAGCAGGAAAAACCTTACAGAAATCCCTGATTATATATACACCAATAAAAACTTATACTATCTGAATTTAAGTAATAATTCCATAACCGAAGTTTCCTCTAAAATTGAAAACCTAAATAATCTTAGGGTATTAGACCTTACTGGAAACGATATTTATTATTTACCTGAAGAGCTAAATAAATTAAAATTTTTAAAAGAACTTTATCTCGATTATGATGACTGGCATTGGAATATTTCCCAATTAAAAAAGCTCACCAGAGCCAGGATAATTTTAAAATAA
- the rlmB gene encoding 23S rRNA (guanosine(2251)-2'-O)-methyltransferase RlmB: MIVIGKNPVYEILVTTPKELNKIVLLKTLKPEPKLKKIVKLAEENGINLMMLNRFGFEKFFNRNNKKEGISQGVIGFIKDFEYTPLKEIIDGIKDHGIINPVIVLMDEITDPHNMGAIIRSAVCLGADGIVIPRHNSAEVNHTVFKSSSGAVNHIQIAKETNLAHSIEYLKKNGYWIAGTDLKADKTIFETDLKMPLGLVIGSEGTGMRDLIRKNCDLLLRIPMAGKLDSLNASVSAGVFLYEIFRQKNM, encoded by the coding sequence ATGATAGTAATCGGTAAAAATCCTGTATATGAGATCCTTGTGACGACTCCAAAAGAGCTTAACAAGATAGTTCTCTTAAAGACACTAAAACCCGAGCCAAAACTTAAAAAGATAGTTAAACTGGCAGAGGAGAATGGTATTAATCTAATGATGCTTAACCGTTTTGGGTTCGAGAAATTTTTTAATAGGAACAACAAAAAAGAAGGAATTTCGCAGGGAGTTATCGGATTTATCAAAGACTTCGAATATACCCCGTTAAAAGAAATTATTGACGGTATAAAAGACCATGGGATTATTAATCCGGTAATAGTTTTAATGGATGAAATAACCGACCCTCATAATATGGGTGCGATCATACGTTCTGCCGTATGTCTGGGCGCTGATGGAATCGTAATACCCCGCCACAACTCAGCAGAAGTTAACCATACTGTTTTCAAATCCTCTTCCGGGGCAGTAAATCATATCCAGATAGCAAAGGAAACGAACCTTGCCCATAGTATCGAATACCTGAAGAAGAATGGATACTGGATAGCCGGAACAGATCTCAAGGCTGATAAAACCATCTTCGAAACCGACCTCAAAATGCCGCTTGGGCTGGTTATCGGAAGTGAAGGAACGGGTATGCGAGACCTCATCCGTAAAAATTGTGATCTTTTATTACGCATACCTATGGCAGGCAAACTAGATTCGCTCAATGCTTCCGTATCAGCAGGAGTGTTTCTATATGAAATATTCAGACAGAAAAATATGTGA
- the aspA gene encoding aspartate ammonia-lyase: MDNNTESYRVEHDFLGEANIPDSAYYGIQSLRGRDNFEITGRKLSEFPLFIIALAYTKKAAAMANTILGVLDKERSDAIVKACDDIISGKYHDQFIVDMMQGGAGTSTNMNANEVIANIALEYAGRKKGDYEYIHPNNHVNLSQSTNDVYPTSIRIATYFMTEELLKSIQRFIDALKGKENEFDDVLKMGRTQLQDAVPMTLGQEFGAYAVTIGEDMDRITYVMRLISEINMGATAIGTQINTPDTYSEVVSEILRNETKLPLVAAENLVEATQDTGVFIHISGVFKRYAVKISKICNDLRLLSSGPRAGLNEINLPPMQPGSSIMPGKVNPVIPEVVNQVAFQVIGNDLTITMACEAGQLELNVMEPVIAFRLFDTISILKNATDTLTEKCIKGITANRDVCMGYVENSIGLCTVLVPIIGYEASSSIAKEALKTNNSVYNLVLEKGLLSKEQLDVVLKPENMTGPGKK, from the coding sequence TTGGATAATAACACTGAGTCATACAGAGTAGAGCATGATTTTCTTGGTGAAGCAAATATTCCCGATAGTGCATATTATGGAATCCAAAGCCTTCGCGGCAGGGATAATTTCGAGATCACCGGAAGGAAATTAAGTGAATTCCCGCTATTTATAATTGCTCTTGCATATACCAAAAAGGCTGCCGCAATGGCAAATACAATTCTTGGTGTACTGGATAAAGAGCGAAGTGACGCAATAGTAAAGGCATGTGATGATATTATTTCAGGAAAATATCATGATCAATTTATTGTTGATATGATGCAGGGTGGTGCAGGAACATCGACAAATATGAACGCGAACGAGGTCATTGCAAATATTGCGCTTGAATATGCTGGAAGAAAGAAAGGTGACTATGAATACATACATCCAAACAATCACGTAAACCTTTCGCAATCTACTAATGATGTTTACCCGACTTCGATCAGGATAGCAACCTACTTTATGACAGAAGAATTGCTGAAATCTATACAGAGGTTTATAGATGCTCTCAAAGGAAAAGAAAATGAATTCGATGACGTTCTGAAAATGGGAAGGACACAGCTCCAGGACGCTGTACCAATGACGTTAGGGCAGGAATTTGGTGCATACGCCGTGACGATAGGCGAAGATATGGACAGGATAACATATGTAATGAGGCTGATAAGCGAGATAAATATGGGCGCTACTGCTATAGGTACACAGATCAATACACCTGATACTTATTCGGAGGTTGTTTCAGAGATACTCAGGAATGAGACTAAACTTCCCCTGGTCGCAGCGGAGAATCTGGTTGAAGCGACACAAGATACAGGAGTTTTTATTCATATAAGTGGAGTTTTTAAAAGATATGCCGTAAAGATATCTAAAATATGTAATGACCTGCGATTATTGTCATCGGGACCCAGAGCCGGTTTGAATGAAATCAATCTGCCGCCGATGCAGCCCGGATCATCAATCATGCCGGGTAAAGTAAACCCTGTTATACCGGAAGTGGTTAATCAGGTAGCATTCCAGGTAATAGGAAACGATCTTACTATTACAATGGCGTGCGAAGCGGGACAGCTGGAACTCAATGTCATGGAGCCGGTGATAGCGTTTAGGCTGTTTGATACAATATCGATATTAAAAAATGCGACAGATACACTTACCGAGAAATGCATAAAAGGCATTACTGCAAATCGTGATGTTTGTATGGGTTATGTTGAGAATAGTATTGGATTATGTACGGTTCTTGTTCCAATAATAGGCTATGAGGCATCATCGTCAATTGCAAAAGAAGCTTTAAAAACAAATAATTCCGTTTATAACCTTGTTCTCGAAAAAGGTTTACTTTCAAAGGAACAACTCGACGTTGTTCTTAAGCCTGAAAATATGACCGGTCCCGGAAAGAAATAA
- the rsmI gene encoding 16S rRNA (cytidine(1402)-2'-O)-methyltransferase, which yields MGCLYVVATPIGNLDDISFRALYVLKNVDLIASEDTRVTGILLKEYGIDTKQISYFSQVESRKLDDIIERLKEGKAIALVSDAGTPCISDPGSQLVSRCIDEGIEVRSIPGASSITASLVYSGFDYGRFYFQGFLPQKKGRQSTLEELKDVKMPVVVLESKYKLVKTLEDVMKFVGNREVSISRELTKKFEEITRGRVKDVLKERNQIKLKGEFVIIVK from the coding sequence ATGGGATGCCTCTATGTAGTCGCTACACCGATAGGGAACCTGGATGATATTTCATTCAGAGCATTATATGTTCTTAAAAATGTCGATCTGATAGCTTCAGAAGATACTAGGGTAACCGGAATTCTTTTGAAGGAATATGGAATAGACACGAAACAGATCAGTTATTTCTCACAGGTCGAGAGCAGAAAGCTTGACGACATCATTGAAAGGTTAAAAGAGGGGAAAGCTATTGCTCTTGTAAGCGATGCCGGAACACCATGTATCTCCGATCCTGGCAGTCAGCTTGTTTCCAGGTGTATTGACGAAGGTATAGAAGTAAGAAGTATTCCCGGAGCGAGTTCAATAACAGCCTCCTTGGTATATTCCGGTTTCGATTACGGACGATTTTATTTCCAGGGGTTTCTTCCACAAAAAAAAGGAAGGCAAAGTACTCTTGAGGAGCTAAAAGATGTGAAAATGCCGGTCGTTGTTCTTGAATCTAAATATAAGCTGGTTAAAACACTTGAGGATGTGATGAAGTTTGTGGGAAACAGGGAAGTTTCTATATCCAGAGAATTAACTAAGAAGTTCGAGGAGATAACCAGAGGAAGAGTAAAAGATGTTTTAAAAGAAAGGAACCAGATCAAATTAAAAGGTGAATTTGTAATAATTGTAAAGTAA
- a CDS encoding glutamate--tRNA ligase produces the protein MGEKSNIRVRFAPSPTGYLHLGSLRTALFNFLYARHTGGKFILRVEDTDQTRYVEGAVENLIKTMNSLGLDYDEGPVKGGDFGPYYQSERLDIYKKYAFELVEKGYAYYAFETSEELEEMRKMAKLEGRMTSYDRRGRNLTEDEVKANLEKELPYVIRLKVPLNEEVKFDDIVKGTIKIETNMVDDQVLLKSDGFPTYHLANVVDDHLMGITHIIRGEEWITSVPKHIILYKAFGWDVPEMVHCPLILNPDKTKLSKRQGDVAVEDYLQKGYLPEALVNFMALLGWHPGEGESDELFTMDQLVEKFTLERIQTSGAVFSVEKLNWMNNHYIKEYDLDKLTDLAMPFFKHEHVDTNDRERIKEVLDTIRVYLNKLDEIPEHIGMFYNDEIKVGGHQEDILKEDTSKTVFQELAKKVEAMDTIEPDAFKEKMKEVQAETGIKGKQLFKPIRIALTGSEDGPELPKIAQILGKEKVVRFLKRWVKLTESEDVIEPEGKSEESKEIQEKPSSSFGYITALAQINVKIESNPEDSLLYLQRATIYFTQKKYEEANQDVKRSIELKPDLYEGYFIRGTINLLKNNLNIAKKDFKKAYELSKDEVIKSFIEENFPKILQNEKDFELDWESRKIEIDLNYFLTFLNTHWEK, from the coding sequence ATGGGTGAAAAAAGTAATATAAGAGTACGTTTTGCACCGTCGCCTACAGGATACCTGCATTTAGGATCCTTAAGGACTGCTTTATTTAATTTTCTGTATGCCCGTCATACAGGCGGGAAGTTCATACTTCGAGTAGAAGATACAGACCAAACACGTTATGTAGAGGGAGCAGTTGAAAATCTTATTAAAACAATGAATAGCCTTGGCTTAGATTACGATGAAGGTCCGGTAAAAGGAGGTGATTTTGGTCCGTATTATCAATCGGAGAGGCTTGATATTTATAAAAAGTATGCTTTTGAGTTAGTAGAGAAAGGTTATGCTTACTATGCCTTTGAGACTTCAGAAGAACTCGAAGAAATGCGTAAGATGGCAAAGCTAGAAGGTAGAATGACTTCGTATGACAGAAGAGGAAGAAATTTAACAGAGGATGAAGTAAAGGCGAACCTTGAGAAAGAATTACCATATGTTATAAGGCTAAAGGTACCTCTTAATGAAGAGGTGAAATTCGATGATATTGTTAAAGGAACGATCAAGATCGAAACAAACATGGTCGATGACCAGGTACTTCTTAAATCAGATGGTTTTCCTACGTACCATCTCGCAAACGTCGTGGATGATCATCTAATGGGAATAACTCATATTATACGCGGTGAAGAATGGATCACGTCCGTACCAAAGCATATAATACTTTATAAAGCATTTGGCTGGGATGTCCCTGAGATGGTTCACTGTCCTCTTATACTTAATCCAGACAAGACAAAGCTCAGTAAGAGACAGGGTGATGTTGCTGTAGAGGATTATCTGCAAAAGGGATATTTACCCGAAGCCTTGGTTAACTTTATGGCTCTTCTAGGTTGGCATCCGGGAGAAGGGGAATCTGATGAGCTATTTACAATGGATCAGTTAGTAGAGAAGTTTACTCTTGAAAGGATACAGACATCCGGAGCAGTATTCAGTGTTGAAAAACTTAACTGGATGAATAACCATTACATAAAAGAATATGACCTGGATAAACTGACCGATCTGGCAATGCCTTTCTTTAAACATGAACATGTCGATACCAACGACAGGGAAAGAATAAAAGAGGTACTCGATACGATTAGAGTATATTTAAATAAGCTTGATGAAATCCCGGAGCATATTGGAATGTTCTATAATGATGAAATAAAGGTAGGCGGACACCAGGAAGATATACTGAAGGAAGATACGAGTAAAACGGTTTTCCAAGAACTGGCAAAAAAGGTAGAAGCAATGGATACAATTGAACCTGATGCATTCAAAGAAAAGATGAAAGAGGTACAAGCTGAAACAGGTATAAAAGGTAAGCAATTATTCAAACCCATAAGGATAGCGTTAACAGGAAGTGAGGACGGTCCCGAACTACCAAAGATCGCACAAATACTAGGGAAAGAGAAGGTAGTCAGGTTTTTAAAAAGATGGGTGAAATTAACAGAATCAGAAGATGTTATAGAGCCTGAAGGGAAATCAGAGGAATCCAAAGAGATACAAGAAAAGCCTTCGTCAAGTTTCGGTTATATTACCGCGCTTGCTCAAATAAATGTAAAAATTGAATCTAATCCAGAGGATTCTCTTTTGTACTTACAAAGAGCAACAATTTATTTTACTCAAAAAAAATATGAAGAAGCGAATCAAGATGTTAAAAGATCAATTGAATTAAAGCCTGACCTTTATGAAGGCTATTTTATCCGTGGGACAATCAATTTGTTAAAAAATAACCTTAATATTGCAAAAAAGGATTTTAAAAAAGCGTATGAGTTATCTAAAGACGAGGTGATAAAATCATTTATTGAAGAGAATTTTCCAAAAATTTTACAAAATGAAAAAGATTTTGAGTTAGATTGGGAAAGTAGGAAAATTGAAATAGACCTAAATTATTTTTTGACTTTCTTAAATACTCATTGGGAGAAATAA
- a CDS encoding integration host factor subunit beta, translating into MTRAQIAAKISEATGLSKKETEIVVEGFISCVIEALKENETIEIRGFGTFKNNIKEPRIARNPKTGEKIQLGKRFIPMFKVSKEFKKVVQDSLQ; encoded by the coding sequence ATGACCAGAGCTCAAATCGCCGCTAAAATTTCGGAAGCAACCGGATTAAGCAAAAAGGAAACCGAAATAGTAGTTGAAGGGTTTATATCTTGTGTGATAGAAGCCCTTAAAGAAAATGAAACAATAGAGATAAGAGGCTTCGGTACATTCAAAAATAATATAAAGGAACCAAGAATAGCCAGGAATCCAAAGACCGGCGAAAAGATCCAGCTCGGAAAAAGATTTATTCCAATGTTTAAGGTTTCAAAAGAATTTAAAAAAGTAGTACAGGATAGTTTACAATAA
- the sppA gene encoding signal peptide peptidase SppA — MNNTSTNTVYVKKESSGWKWFFGIVLVLIFIGLLMVAGSFLVFSSAVTNMDTGDYYYETTGGSGSERIAVVDLDFTIISSESIVRQFKKYAKDDRVKAIILRINSPGGGVAASQEMYEIIRRTRDGGKPVIVSMGSIAASGGYYSACGSSYIFANPGTLTGSIGVIINLMSFKELAEKIGIKETTIKSGELKDAGNPFKVLTEKDSLYFQDIINNSFQQFFDVVATERHIDRERLKEIANGRVFTGSQALELGLVDKLGTFDDAVKYAADLVGIEGDPPLVRERRRKGFFTYVIEGLTHSEFDDIKQEVKEEYIDAPLLQYKFVK, encoded by the coding sequence TTGAATAACACCTCCACAAATACCGTTTACGTTAAAAAAGAATCCTCCGGATGGAAGTGGTTCTTTGGTATTGTACTGGTTTTAATTTTCATCGGACTTCTTATGGTCGCTGGATCATTCTTGGTATTCTCTTCGGCCGTAACCAATATGGATACCGGTGATTATTACTACGAAACAACCGGAGGTAGTGGTTCGGAAAGGATTGCTGTTGTTGATCTTGATTTTACTATCATCTCCTCAGAGTCTATAGTAAGACAATTCAAAAAGTATGCAAAAGACGATAGAGTAAAAGCGATCATTCTCAGGATAAATTCACCGGGAGGCGGTGTAGCCGCTTCGCAGGAGATGTATGAAATAATAAGAAGAACACGTGACGGCGGTAAGCCCGTAATCGTATCAATGGGATCGATTGCCGCTAGCGGTGGATATTATTCTGCTTGTGGAAGCAGCTATATATTTGCAAATCCTGGTACATTGACCGGAAGCATTGGCGTAATAATCAACCTGATGAGCTTTAAGGAATTAGCTGAGAAGATCGGTATTAAGGAAACAACTATAAAGAGCGGCGAATTAAAAGATGCTGGGAATCCATTTAAGGTCTTAACAGAAAAGGACAGTCTTTATTTTCAGGATATTATAAATAACTCATTTCAGCAGTTTTTCGATGTTGTTGCAACAGAAAGACATATCGACAGGGAAAGGCTAAAAGAGATAGCAAATGGAAGGGTTTTCACTGGCTCACAAGCACTTGAACTGGGGTTAGTGGATAAACTGGGTACATTTGATGATGCTGTTAAGTATGCGGCTGACCTTGTGGGTATTGAAGGCGATCCCCCTTTAGTTAGAGAAAGAAGAAGGAAAGGATTCTTTACATACGTAATCGAGGGACTTACCCATTCTGAATTTGATGATATTAAGCAGGAAGTCAAAGAGGAGTATATAGATGCTCCCCTATTACAATATAAATTTGTAAAATAA
- a CDS encoding tetratricopeptide repeat protein translates to MNRKNNLISSLVIVLLVLIGAYLSGCASAETNAGKIAFQNKDYEKAATELKIGLEKNSNDPEGWYMLGVSLIETKKYKEGGEALNKSLSMSDAYATNIVNYYITTFNDGINKFNAAAKQYSSDSAGGINSFNNASNYFIAATTIFPDSIAAQQMLADTYVIIGKTDDALDIYTHILNKSKSKEDAIQIAKILYQSGISAMDSKNYETAVKLFDKIVNIQYLPHDNQYYEVAVYNAALARVKMAEKIIEADGSADVSSYMNDIVSILEPFIESSTNNDLVKSSLDIIIVAYDALNMDAKRDAAQEKRNSMQ, encoded by the coding sequence ATGAACCGCAAAAATAATCTTATTAGCTCACTAGTTATCGTTCTTTTAGTTTTAATAGGAGCATATCTCAGCGGATGCGCATCTGCGGAAACCAACGCTGGAAAGATCGCATTCCAGAATAAAGATTATGAAAAAGCTGCTACTGAATTGAAAATAGGGCTTGAAAAAAATAGCAATGACCCTGAAGGCTGGTATATGCTAGGTGTTTCTCTAATAGAAACAAAAAAATATAAAGAAGGTGGTGAGGCATTAAATAAAAGTTTGTCAATGTCAGACGCTTATGCAACTAACATAGTAAACTACTATATAACAACATTCAATGACGGCATAAATAAATTCAATGCTGCAGCTAAACAATATTCTTCTGATTCTGCCGGTGGAATAAATTCATTTAACAACGCTTCTAATTATTTTATTGCTGCTACTACAATTTTTCCCGATAGTATTGCCGCACAGCAAATGCTTGCTGATACATACGTAATTATAGGAAAAACTGATGATGCTTTGGACATTTATACTCATATTCTAAACAAGAGCAAGAGTAAAGAAGATGCTATACAGATTGCAAAGATATTATACCAATCTGGTATCTCAGCAATGGATAGCAAGAACTATGAAACAGCTGTAAAGCTTTTTGATAAGATCGTTAACATTCAATATTTGCCTCATGACAATCAATATTATGAAGTTGCAGTTTACAATGCGGCACTCGCCAGGGTTAAAATGGCTGAAAAGATAATAGAGGCAGATGGAAGTGCTGATGTTTCAAGTTATATGAATGATATAGTATCGATCCTTGAACCTTTTATTGAATCTTCTACGAATAATGACCTTGTAAAAAGTTCACTGGATATAATCATTGTAGCATACGACGCTCTTAATATGGATGCGAAAAGAGATGCTGCACAGGAAAAAAGAAATTCAATGCAATAG
- a CDS encoding YajQ family cyclic di-GMP-binding protein produces the protein MANQFSFDIVSEIDMQEIDNAVNQASKEVQQRYDLKDTGSSYELNKNDKKITINSKDEYTLKTVVDVLQNKMIKRGISLKALQYDDVEPASGGTVRQIITLQSGISKENCKKIVKMIKDTKLKVQAAIQDEQVRVTGKAKDDLQDVISMLKGADLDFAVQFTNYK, from the coding sequence ATGGCAAACCAGTTCTCATTCGATATTGTGTCTGAAATTGACATGCAGGAGATAGATAATGCGGTAAATCAGGCTTCAAAAGAGGTCCAACAAAGATATGATCTAAAGGATACCGGCAGCTCGTATGAACTCAATAAAAATGATAAAAAAATAACCATAAACTCGAAAGACGAATATACCCTCAAAACAGTAGTGGATGTACTTCAGAACAAAATGATAAAGAGGGGAATTTCCTTAAAAGCACTCCAATATGATGATGTGGAACCAGCAAGCGGAGGAACGGTCAGACAAATAATTACGTTACAATCAGGTATAAGCAAGGAGAACTGTAAGAAAATTGTTAAAATGATCAAAGATACTAAGCTAAAAGTACAGGCGGCAATTCAGGATGAACAAGTTAGAGTAACAGGTAAGGCTAAAGATGATCTGCAGGATGTGATTTCCATGTTAAAAGGTGCGGATCTCGATTTTGCTGTTCAATTTACAAATTATAAGTAA
- a CDS encoding N-acetylmuramoyl-L-alanine amidase encodes MLKYFLTISVSVSFLMLFLGNLTSQEEDQTGKTNKEIKTIVIDAGHGGKDPGAIAIDGTYEKDINLPVALKLRDLLLQGYNDVEVVMTRDDDRFIELHERGRIANENGGNLFVSIHSNSKKVDDLEEKTGFELYLLDLVRKERATELTQQENVYLKGSEPSAVSDFFVASLMESSNLRVAHRLANILKTEIVKGTPLKNNGVKQDAFVVLYGASMPAVLVECGFLTNQKDTDYLKSEKGQYEIANAIYKGIRFFKYDYDYENSLR; translated from the coding sequence ATGCTTAAGTATTTTTTAACTATATCGGTTAGCGTATCATTTTTAATGCTCTTTCTTGGGAATCTGACATCCCAGGAAGAGGATCAAACCGGTAAGACAAATAAAGAGATTAAAACTATTGTTATAGATGCAGGACATGGCGGAAAAGATCCCGGTGCCATAGCTATTGACGGCACATATGAAAAGGATATCAATCTTCCTGTAGCTTTAAAATTAAGAGATCTCTTACTTCAGGGCTATAATGATGTTGAAGTGGTTATGACAAGAGATGATGACAGATTTATAGAACTTCATGAAAGGGGACGGATCGCTAATGAAAATGGCGGTAATCTATTTGTAAGTATACATTCAAATTCCAAGAAAGTTGATGATCTCGAAGAAAAGACGGGATTTGAATTATATCTACTGGACCTTGTACGTAAAGAAAGAGCTACTGAACTGACGCAACAGGAAAATGTTTACCTTAAAGGGTCTGAACCATCTGCTGTCTCAGACTTCTTTGTTGCCTCATTAATGGAAAGTTCAAATCTTAGAGTTGCACACAGACTAGCCAATATTCTTAAGACAGAAATAGTGAAGGGGACACCGTTAAAAAATAATGGTGTCAAGCAGGATGCTTTCGTTGTATTGTACGGAGCCTCAATGCCCGCGGTTTTGGTCGAGTGTGGATTCTTAACAAATCAGAAGGATACCGATTACTTAAAGTCCGAGAAGGGGCAGTATGAAATTGCAAATGCGATCTATAAAGGAATACGGTTTTTTAAATATGATTACGACTACGAAAATTCACTCCGTTGA
- a CDS encoding septal ring lytic transglycosylase RlpA family protein, producing MKTKTLLFFVLGALILINPVSKQNFELNAKPKDKIAEFTQEGIASWYGPGFHGRKTANGERFNTYELTAAHKTLPFNTLVRVINLANDKSVVVRINDRGPYAKGRIIDLSKAAKEEIGMGGLAEVRLEVVTQEELDAEKQAEEEEQLVPVNLFENILPLKSKVFVEYERQEAEEVSKFGEELSDEEFNTIFNTFKRVKIKVLTPNSEDASSTIYQAIDEEPNTNYFEVTNRIKFVKGYTFEIAKFEDKLLAYELIGRLESNNFGTIFIEEIISGDETSYKIFVGNYKDKRESRNDKKLLKKLDFLPKLVAIGS from the coding sequence TTGAAAACTAAAACATTGTTATTTTTTGTTTTAGGTGCGCTAATTCTAATCAATCCGGTCAGTAAGCAAAATTTCGAACTTAACGCTAAACCAAAGGATAAAATTGCCGAGTTTACTCAAGAAGGAATAGCATCTTGGTACGGGCCTGGCTTTCATGGTAGAAAAACCGCCAACGGCGAGAGATTTAATACCTATGAACTAACAGCCGCCCACAAGACACTTCCCTTCAACACACTAGTGAGAGTAATAAACCTCGCAAATGATAAATCCGTAGTTGTCAGAATAAATGACAGAGGTCCATACGCAAAAGGCAGGATAATAGATTTATCCAAAGCTGCAAAAGAAGAAATAGGTATGGGTGGTTTAGCAGAAGTCAGACTTGAAGTAGTGACTCAGGAAGAACTCGATGCAGAAAAACAAGCCGAGGAAGAGGAACAACTTGTCCCCGTAAATCTGTTCGAGAATATATTACCTCTTAAATCCAAAGTCTTTGTAGAATACGAAAGACAGGAAGCTGAGGAGGTAAGTAAATTCGGAGAGGAACTTTCCGACGAAGAGTTCAACACTATCTTTAACACCTTCAAAAGGGTTAAGATAAAAGTACTGACACCTAATTCGGAAGACGCTAGCTCTACAATTTATCAAGCAATCGATGAAGAACCCAACACTAACTACTTTGAGGTAACGAACAGGATAAAATTCGTAAAGGGTTATACTTTTGAGATCGCAAAATTCGAAGATAAATTACTTGCTTACGAACTGATTGGAAGATTAGAATCGAATAATTTCGGAACAATCTTTATTGAAGAAATAATTTCCGGTGATGAAACCAGCTATAAAATATTTGTAGGAAACTACAAGGATAAGAGAGAATCGAGGAACGATAAAAAGTTACTCAAGAAGTTAGATTTTCTTCCTAAGCTGGTAGCAATCGGAAGTTGA